A stretch of DNA from Acidimicrobiales bacterium:
GGACAAGGCCGCCAGCCACCAGAAGTTCCGGGCCAAATACGGCCTGGCCTTCAACCTCCTCTCCGACCCGGACCACAAGGTGATGGAGCGCTACGGCGCCTGGGGCGAGAAGACGATGTACGGGCGCACGACGACCGGCGTCATCCGTTCGACGTTCCTCATCGACGACAAGGGCAAGGTCGCCCGGTCCTGGTACAACGTCAAGGCCGACGGCCACGCAGCCAAGGTCCTGGCCGAGGTCGGGGGCTAGCGCTCAGCGCTGGTGCCGCGGGCACCACCAGGTGGTGCGGCCGCCGACCTGGTCCCGAACGAGGGGCTCGCCATCCCGGGGGCAGCGCCCGCCGGGGCCGCGAGCAGCCAACAGGTCGCCCAGATGCGAGCCGCCCCGCTCCAGCAGGTCGGTGACGACACCGTGGAGGTGGCGGTGCAGGCGCCGGATCTCGGCCGGCGTGAGCGAGTTCGCCGGCCGCCGGGGATCCAGCCCGGCCCGCCACAGGACCTCGTCGGCGATGAGATTGCCCACGCCGGCCAGACGGGCCTGGTCCATCAGGCGGGCCTTCAGCGGCGCCCGGCTGGTACCCAGCGCGGCTCGTAGCGCGGCCAATCCCACGGTTGCGGCATCGGGTCCTAGTGCGTCCTCGTCGGGATCGAGGAACACGCCGCCGAGACGACGCGGATCCACCATCGCCAGCCGGCCCCCATCTGCGAAGCCGATCGAGAACCTGATCCACTCGGCCTTGTACCGGTCACTCGAGCTCGAGGAGATCAGGCGGTCCACTCCGAGCCGGTCGTCCACCAGCAGCCTCCCCGTCATCCCGAAGCGTAGTCCCAGCGTGGGTCCGGTGACCGATGCCTCTCCCACGTCGGCCCCGTCGGTGTCGAGCAGCAACAGTTTCCCGATGCGGCGCGCGGCGACGAAGCTCCGCCGCACCAGGGCGGTCGAGATCGATCGGCTCTCGAGGCCGCCCTTCAGGTACCAGGAGTCCGGCGCCGCGACCATGGCGACCGGGCGGTGCAGGGCGGATTCGGCCAGGCGGCGATAGGCCTCCACCTCGGCCAGCTCGGGCATGCGGGGACCATAACCCCATGGGTCAGCCGATAAGGTCTCGCTCATGCCCCCCGAGAAGCCGCACTGGGCGCATCTGTTCTCCGAAGTCGTGACGACAGGACTCTGCACCGGCTGTGCCGGGTGCATCATCGCCTGCCCCTACGACGTGCTCCAGTACGACGAAGCCAACGGCGCCTACAGGCCGTTCCACGTCGAGGAGGAGGGCGGCTTCGACGACTGCACCTACGGCGAGCGGGGCTGCACCCTCTGCACCCGGGCCTGCCCCCGGTTCCGGCTGTGGGAGCCGGAGATCGACACCCATCTGTTCGGGCGGGAGCGGGAGGTGGCCGAGGTCGAGGGCGTGTCGAAGGACGTCGTGCTGGCCCGGGCGGTCGACCCCGAGCTCCAGGAGGTGGGCCAGGACGGCGGGCTCGTGTCGGCGATCCTCATCTGGGCCCTCGAGCACGGCTTCATCGATGCTGCGCTCGTGTCCTACCTCGAGGGAGACGGCACCAGCTGGAAGGCCATCCCCGGCGTTGCCCGCACCCGGGAGCAGGTGCTCGCCGGGGCCGGCTCCCGGTACACCTACTCCGCCAACACCATGGCCTACGGCGATGCCATCGCCGGCGGGGCCGAGAAGATCGGCCTGGTCGGCATGAGCTGCCAGTCGTCGGTTCCTCCCGTGCTGTCGACCCGCAAGGCGGGCAAGGTGGCCCGCCGCTTCGCCCTCAACATCGGCCTGCTGTGCTCCAAGACCTTCGACGACGCCATCTTCCCTGAGCTGTTCGAGGCCAAGTACGGGCTGCGCAAGGAAGACATGGTGAAGATGAACATCAAGGGCGTCTTCCAGGTCTGGATGCGCGACGGCAGCTACCACGAGGTCCCGCTCAAGGAGTGCCACGCCTGGACCCGCGAGGGGTGCAAGGCGTGTCCGGACTTCGCCGCCGAGCACGCCGACATCTCCACCGGGGGGATCGGCGCGTTCAACGACTGGACGCTGACACTCGTGCGAACCGATCGCGGCCGCGAGGTCATGGACGGACTGCTCGCCGATCGGTTGATCGAGGTTCGGCCCGGTGACGACGACCCCGGCGCGATCGCCCTCTTGCGCAAGCTGTCCCGCGCCAGTCGCCGCCGTTGGCCGGAGACGGCGGTGTCGGGTCCCGGCCTCATGCCGCCTCCACCCCCACGGGCAGCGGCTGCCTCCACGCCCGGCTAGCGGCGCTCGCGCCCCCGTCAGCCCGTCAGCTCGCGGGCCCGGACGAACACGGCGTCGAGCATGGCCTCGGTGAGCGTCCCGGTGAAGGTGTTCTGCTGGCTCGGATGATACGAGCAGATGAGGATCCGGCCGTCGGGCAGCGCCGCCTCTCTCCCGTGGGCGAAGCGGGGCCGGGGCCGCAGACCGAGCCGCCCGGCGACGGCCTGGTAGGCGAACTGCCCGAGCACCACGATCACCCGCACGTCGGTGAGTAGAGCCAGCTCGCGATCGAAGTAGGGCAGGCAGGTCTCGCGCTCGGCCGGGGTCGGCTTGTTGGCCGGTGGAGCGCAACGAACCGCAGCCGACACGTAGGCACCCTGGACCTCGAGGCCGTCGTCCGAAGAGACGCTCGTCGGCTGATTGGCGTAGCCGGCGCGCCACAGGGCGGCGAAGAGCCAGTCGCCCGAGCGGTCGCCCGTGAAGATCCGACCGGTGCGATTGCCGCCATGGGCCGCAGGGGCCAGACCGACGATCATCAGCGTCGCGGCCGGATCGCCCCACCCCGGCACGGGGCGGCCCCAGTACGTCTCGTCGAGGTAGGCCGCCCGCTTCTCCCTGGCTACCCGTTCCCGCCACTCGACCAGCCGAGGACACCTCCGACACTGGACGACCTCGGCGGCGAGTCGCTCGAGGGCGACGGATCGTTGCACGCCGACGACCGTACTTCCCAGCGGAATGGTTTCACCCGGGTCGGGTAGGTTGGGGAAGGTCATGGCCACCCGCCGCGCCAAGCAACCTCCCCCGACTGTTGTGCTCTTCGTGCGCCACGCCCGGACTCCCACCACCGGCTCGGTGCTGCCCGGGAGGGCACCGGGGCTCCATCTGGCCGACGGGGGGCGGGCCGACGCCGACAAGATGGCCGA
This window harbors:
- the bcp gene encoding thioredoxin-dependent thiol peroxidase — its product is MSKLEAGAKAPPFTLPDQDDKKVSLSDFAGQRVIVYFYPKDDTPGCTSEACQFNDNLAAFERAEVPVIGISPDKAASHQKFRAKYGLAFNLLSDPDHKVMERYGAWGEKTMYGRTTTGVIRSTFLIDDKGKVARSWYNVKADGHAAKVLAEVGG
- a CDS encoding uracil-DNA glycosylase, giving the protein MQRSVALERLAAEVVQCRRCPRLVEWRERVAREKRAAYLDETYWGRPVPGWGDPAATLMIVGLAPAAHGGNRTGRIFTGDRSGDWLFAALWRAGYANQPTSVSSDDGLEVQGAYVSAAVRCAPPANKPTPAERETCLPYFDRELALLTDVRVIVVLGQFAYQAVAGRLGLRPRPRFAHGREAALPDGRILICSYHPSQQNTFTGTLTEAMLDAVFVRARELTG
- a CDS encoding Coenzyme F420 hydrogenase/dehydrogenase, beta subunit C-terminal domain — translated: MPPEKPHWAHLFSEVVTTGLCTGCAGCIIACPYDVLQYDEANGAYRPFHVEEEGGFDDCTYGERGCTLCTRACPRFRLWEPEIDTHLFGREREVAEVEGVSKDVVLARAVDPELQEVGQDGGLVSAILIWALEHGFIDAALVSYLEGDGTSWKAIPGVARTREQVLAGAGSRYTYSANTMAYGDAIAGGAEKIGLVGMSCQSSVPPVLSTRKAGKVARRFALNIGLLCSKTFDDAIFPELFEAKYGLRKEDMVKMNIKGVFQVWMRDGSYHEVPLKECHAWTREGCKACPDFAAEHADISTGGIGAFNDWTLTLVRTDRGREVMDGLLADRLIEVRPGDDDPGAIALLRKLSRASRRRWPETAVSGPGLMPPPPPRAAAASTPG
- a CDS encoding DNA-formamidopyrimidine glycosylase family protein, which produces MPELAEVEAYRRLAESALHRPVAMVAAPDSWYLKGGLESRSISTALVRRSFVAARRIGKLLLLDTDGADVGEASVTGPTLGLRFGMTGRLLVDDRLGVDRLISSSSSDRYKAEWIRFSIGFADGGRLAMVDPRRLGGVFLDPDEDALGPDAATVGLAALRAALGTSRAPLKARLMDQARLAGVGNLIADEVLWRAGLDPRRPANSLTPAEIRRLHRHLHGVVTDLLERGGSHLGDLLAARGPGGRCPRDGEPLVRDQVGGRTTWWCPRHQR